The Aureispira anguillae genome contains a region encoding:
- the rnc gene encoding ribonuclease III — protein MVRKFFNYTLSTDKVFVRELAKILGFIPNNVHLYKRAFTHKSLTSKEEKISKRYPTNNERLEFLGDAILDSVTAEYLFRKYPTQDEGFLTQMRSKMVNRKALNKIAAHMELDIFLRQLGATRISQTMMGNTFEAFVGAVYLDVGYKRTKHFIINRMLRQYIDVHELETVNTNYKSQLLEYSQKNQKTISYDVLDHYRTKNNRERFKIAVLLDGKALATAEDYSKKSAEQKASEKALIQMGVLIKKEKL, from the coding sequence GTGGTAAGAAAATTTTTTAATTATACTTTATCTACGGATAAAGTTTTTGTAAGAGAACTAGCAAAAATACTAGGATTTATACCTAATAATGTACACCTGTACAAACGAGCCTTTACTCATAAATCATTAACGTCAAAGGAAGAGAAAATAAGCAAACGATACCCTACGAATAATGAACGGCTTGAATTTTTGGGGGACGCTATTCTAGATTCGGTAACTGCTGAATATTTATTTCGGAAATATCCTACCCAAGATGAGGGCTTTTTGACTCAGATGCGTTCTAAAATGGTCAATAGAAAAGCACTTAACAAAATTGCAGCACACATGGAATTGGACATATTCTTACGCCAATTGGGAGCTACTAGAATTAGCCAAACGATGATGGGAAACACATTTGAGGCTTTTGTAGGTGCAGTATATTTGGATGTGGGATACAAGCGTACGAAACATTTTATTATCAATAGAATGCTCCGCCAATACATAGATGTGCATGAATTGGAAACGGTTAATACCAATTATAAAAGTCAATTGCTCGAATACAGTCAAAAAAATCAAAAAACGATTTCTTATGATGTATTGGACCACTACAGAACTAAAAACAACAGGGAACGTTTTAAAATTGCTGTATTATTAGATGGAAAAGCTTTAGCTACTGCTGAAGATTACAGCAAAAAAAGTGCTGAGCAGAAGGCTTCTGAAAAGGCATTGATACAAATGGGAGTGCTGATTAAGAAAGAAAAATTATAA
- a CDS encoding TlpA family protein disulfide reductase: MKKIKELLFIPIVILLVWGAIKIYKIPSQSNGSQAPDFVGYMANGDSLRLSDFKGQLVLLDFWGSWCGPCRQHNKGLVKLYHKYKNTTFKAEEKFTIISIGIETDKERWQAAIQKDGLVWPNHVSDIKRLYDHVALLYGIREIPNTFLIDGTGQIIGVNLLTENLDELLAQRSQK; this comes from the coding sequence ATGAAAAAAATAAAAGAACTACTGTTTATCCCTATTGTCATTTTATTGGTTTGGGGAGCGATCAAAATTTATAAAATACCTAGTCAAAGCAATGGAAGTCAGGCTCCTGATTTTGTAGGGTATATGGCAAACGGGGATTCTTTGAGACTTTCGGATTTTAAAGGGCAATTGGTTTTGTTAGATTTTTGGGGGAGTTGGTGTGGTCCTTGCCGTCAGCACAACAAGGGGCTAGTGAAGCTTTATCATAAGTATAAAAATACTACTTTTAAAGCCGAAGAAAAGTTTACTATTATTAGCATAGGAATAGAAACGGATAAAGAACGTTGGCAGGCTGCTATTCAAAAGGATGGCTTGGTTTGGCCCAATCACGTTTCTGACATTAAACGGCTTTATGACCATGTTGCCTTATTGTATGGAATCAGAGAGATTCCAAATACTTTTTTAATTGATGGCACGGGGCAAATTATTGGTGTTAATTTATTGACAGAAAATCTGGATGAATTATTGGCACAAAGGAGTCAAAAATAA
- a CDS encoding nucleotide exchange factor GrpE, whose product MNKKEIPVDGPEKEEHVDNLSTENGNDKTTEETTVENDLKEEDAKEEEETVENKKSKLSDKERLEKELSEMKDKYLRIFAEFDNYRKRTIKERQDIIKLAAKDSLGALLPAIDDFDRAIRAANDNENEEKIPEGIILIYNKLSKALEQQGIKEMVTTGQDFDPELHEALTKIPAPSDELKGKIIDTIEKGFYLNDKIIRYAKVVVGE is encoded by the coding sequence ATGAACAAAAAAGAAATTCCTGTTGACGGACCTGAAAAGGAAGAACATGTAGATAATTTGTCGACAGAAAATGGCAATGATAAGACAACAGAGGAAACTACTGTTGAGAATGACCTTAAAGAAGAGGATGCAAAAGAAGAAGAAGAAACGGTAGAAAATAAAAAGAGTAAGCTTTCAGACAAAGAGCGTCTAGAGAAGGAGCTAAGCGAAATGAAAGATAAATACTTGCGTATTTTTGCGGAGTTTGATAATTATCGTAAAAGAACCATTAAGGAGCGTCAAGATATTATAAAACTAGCTGCAAAAGATTCTTTAGGAGCTTTGTTGCCTGCTATTGATGACTTTGATAGAGCAATACGAGCTGCCAATGATAACGAAAATGAAGAAAAAATTCCAGAAGGAATTATTCTAATTTATAATAAATTATCAAAAGCATTAGAGCAGCAAGGAATCAAAGAAATGGTGACAACTGGACAAGATTTTGATCCTGAATTGCACGAAGCTTTAACAAAAATACCTGCGCCTTCAGATGAATTGAAAGGAAAAATTATCGATACCATCGAAAAGGGGTTTTATCTAAATGACAAAATCATTCGTTACGCAAAAGTTGTGGTTGGCGAATAA